From Pseudomonas fluorescens, one genomic window encodes:
- a CDS encoding phage replication protein, whose protein sequence is MQFTVTINQAKALEWGLNSQQALLFAFVYGCPSWAKAMKTDDGIFFALSKAKIVEELPLLTDKPDTAYRMLKALEEAGLIELSSTSNITLFRLTSKAAEWNKKQDGSEKYPTPPENKGRKKIRSTSEKSPSKVGKKSERGSEKYPTNQDTNNQDTNQGTGQDLQTAPAVPSQPAALVLISSDTPRCEIPMDMPGPKDQTCKTFKAWANYAMAYRKRYDAWPVWNAKVAGQVGQLVDRLGAGVAHHVAAYFLTIDDSRLINGCHGIGDLLVKAEAYHTQWATNRRMNSTTAQQIERKQANLTAGMDAAQRIMQRAGGQPNEFL, encoded by the coding sequence ATGCAATTCACCGTGACGATCAACCAGGCGAAAGCACTCGAGTGGGGATTGAATTCCCAGCAGGCGCTGCTGTTCGCGTTCGTCTACGGCTGCCCAAGTTGGGCGAAAGCGATGAAGACTGATGACGGTATTTTCTTTGCATTGAGCAAGGCCAAGATCGTCGAGGAGTTGCCTCTGCTGACCGACAAGCCAGACACGGCCTATCGCATGCTGAAGGCTTTGGAAGAGGCCGGTCTGATCGAGCTTTCCAGCACTTCAAACATCACTCTTTTCCGTCTGACCAGCAAGGCTGCCGAGTGGAACAAGAAACAGGATGGGTCGGAAAAATATCCGACCCCACCAGAGAACAAGGGTCGGAAAAAAATCCGATCTACCTCGGAAAAATCTCCGAGCAAGGTCGGAAAAAAATCCGAGCGAGGGTCGGAAAAATATCCGACAAATCAGGATACCAATAATCAGGATACCAATCAGGGTACAGGTCAGGACTTGCAGACAGCCCCGGCTGTGCCGTCGCAACCCGCCGCACTGGTCCTGATTTCGAGTGATACACCGCGGTGTGAAATCCCGATGGACATGCCAGGTCCGAAAGACCAGACCTGCAAAACGTTCAAGGCCTGGGCCAACTACGCGATGGCCTATCGGAAACGTTACGACGCATGGCCGGTGTGGAACGCGAAAGTCGCGGGGCAGGTAGGTCAGTTGGTTGACCGCCTTGGTGCCGGCGTTGCCCACCACGTCGCTGCGTACTTCCTGACAATCGACGACTCACGACTCATCAACGGCTGCCACGGCATCGGCGACTTGCTCGTCAAGGCTGAGGCCTACCACACCCAGTGGGCTACCAATCGCCGCATGAACTCGACCACTGCCCAGCAGATCGAGCGCAAGCAAGCGAACCTCACCGCTGGCATGGACGCTGCGCAGCGGATCATGCAGCGCGCGGGAGGGCAGCCCAATGAATTCCTTTGA
- a CDS encoding recombination protein NinG: MIPKQPRSKTCKNPACRASFVPQRLGQAVCSYTCGLAIKDVNQERARKSLAQVERREIKVRKEKLKSRADHMRETQVVFNEFIRLRDAAHPCISCDSVSTDDGLITGSRWDAGHYRSVGSCPELRFEPLNVHRQCVRCNRNLSGNAVEYRIRLVQRIGAEELDWLEGPHEAQRYTVEELKAIKAKYRAMTRELKRAAA; this comes from the coding sequence ATGATCCCCAAGCAACCACGTTCGAAGACATGCAAGAACCCAGCGTGCAGGGCCTCATTCGTCCCGCAGCGCCTCGGCCAGGCAGTGTGCAGCTACACCTGCGGCCTGGCCATCAAGGACGTGAACCAGGAGAGGGCGCGCAAGTCGCTGGCCCAAGTTGAGCGCCGGGAGATCAAGGTCCGCAAGGAGAAGCTGAAGAGCAGGGCGGATCACATGCGTGAGACGCAGGTGGTGTTCAACGAATTCATTCGCCTGCGGGACGCCGCTCACCCGTGCATCAGCTGTGACTCGGTTTCCACCGATGATGGCTTGATCACCGGCAGCCGCTGGGACGCCGGACACTATCGTTCCGTTGGTTCGTGCCCAGAGCTGCGCTTCGAGCCGCTCAATGTGCACCGCCAGTGTGTTCGCTGTAACCGCAATCTGTCCGGTAACGCCGTGGAGTACCGCATCCGCCTGGTGCAGCGCATCGGCGCCGAAGAGCTGGATTGGTTGGAAGGCCCTCATGAGGCCCAGCGCTACACCGTCGAAGAGTTGAAGGCCATCAAGGCCAAGTACCGAGCAATGACCAGAGAACTGAAGAGGGCTGCAGCATGA
- a CDS encoding phage holin, lambda family, translated as MPPMPEKPDTWLIAMAWLSQHAPMFYAAALSCWIAFLRVIYGGGGRRQALLESCLCGAITAGAFPLLEYFNLPSSLAAAVGAVIGTLGVKKVAALADRFTDFKLPKRQE; from the coding sequence ATGCCGCCAATGCCTGAAAAACCAGACACCTGGCTCATCGCCATGGCCTGGCTTAGCCAGCATGCCCCGATGTTCTATGCGGCGGCGCTGTCTTGCTGGATCGCCTTCCTGCGCGTCATCTACGGCGGCGGTGGAAGGCGGCAAGCCCTGCTTGAGTCCTGCCTGTGCGGTGCGATCACAGCCGGGGCGTTCCCGCTGCTTGAGTATTTCAACCTCCCATCGAGCCTTGCAGCCGCCGTCGGCGCTGTCATTGGCACCCTCGGCGTGAAGAAGGTTGCCGCCCTGGCTGACCGATTCACCGATTTCAAGTTGCCCAAGCGGCAGGAGTGA
- a CDS encoding DUF7940 domain-containing protein yields the protein MQLIDNWKQALSMTSVQAGGAIAALGIAEQLMPSLQAVLPPMAYGVLGLLVMIARVILQPKLTK from the coding sequence ATGCAACTGATCGACAACTGGAAACAAGCGCTGAGCATGACCAGCGTTCAGGCGGGTGGTGCGATTGCTGCCCTGGGTATCGCCGAGCAGCTGATGCCATCGCTTCAGGCCGTGCTGCCTCCGATGGCTTACGGCGTGCTGGGCCTGCTGGTGATGATTGCTCGGGTGATCCTGCAGCCGAAGCTGACCAAGTAG
- a CDS encoding DUF6530 family protein → MPIEEFASKDNYAVSPPLPKHLDHQPVYAMPYKQFDGWRRDKTDARYLSIGISQWSANEVSLKIMRYKEQWSRQSEELPLHRVIDSSIFLAKTLLARDKQAIEIERDLFTAQPEGFRIREEAIAHEDKEKFDAFLNTHGEELKGRFNKLYQLLSNLKTQGKL, encoded by the coding sequence ATGCCCATTGAAGAGTTTGCATCGAAGGACAATTACGCCGTTTCACCACCGCTACCTAAGCATCTCGATCACCAGCCCGTCTATGCCATGCCATACAAGCAGTTTGATGGTTGGCGTAGAGACAAAACCGACGCCAGATATCTCTCGATAGGGATTTCACAGTGGAGCGCCAATGAGGTTTCGCTAAAGATCATGCGTTATAAGGAGCAGTGGTCCCGTCAGTCGGAGGAGCTTCCCCTCCATCGGGTTATAGACTCATCCATTTTTTTGGCTAAAACGCTGCTTGCTCGTGACAAGCAAGCCATTGAGATTGAACGCGACCTTTTTACCGCCCAACCAGAAGGTTTCCGAATTCGAGAAGAGGCTATTGCCCACGAAGACAAGGAAAAATTCGATGCTTTCCTGAATACCCACGGTGAGGAGCTCAAAGGTCGGTTCAACAAGCTCTATCAACTGCTTTCCAATCTAAAAACGCAGGGAAAGCTCTGA
- a CDS encoding putative metallopeptidase, with the protein MSRPMPPADLLQSPWMTLRSAPEVWEWLQAEILADTGSIHNEDHAHLLDADIQIMWASSSFEKQGRTVLGQAEQVAFRAGGWQKARMEQQMMDWFGDVPTYIITLAADYCAHCSDADFCALVEHELYHIAQAKDQYGAPKFTQEGLPKLEMRGHDVEEFVGVVRRYGASPEVQELVDAANKPAEVGKLNISRACGTCLLKSA; encoded by the coding sequence ATGAGCAGACCAATGCCGCCGGCTGACTTGCTCCAATCGCCTTGGATGACCCTTCGCTCTGCACCTGAAGTATGGGAATGGCTCCAAGCCGAGATCCTTGCCGACACCGGCAGCATCCACAACGAAGACCATGCCCACCTACTGGATGCAGACATCCAGATCATGTGGGCATCGTCCAGTTTCGAGAAGCAGGGTCGCACAGTGCTGGGCCAGGCTGAACAGGTAGCGTTCCGTGCTGGTGGCTGGCAGAAAGCCCGGATGGAGCAGCAGATGATGGATTGGTTCGGCGATGTGCCGACCTACATCATCACCTTGGCTGCAGATTACTGCGCCCATTGCTCCGACGCTGATTTCTGCGCCCTGGTCGAGCATGAGCTGTACCACATCGCCCAGGCGAAGGATCAGTACGGCGCCCCCAAGTTCACGCAGGAAGGATTGCCCAAGCTGGAGATGCGCGGCCACGACGTCGAAGAGTTCGTCGGTGTGGTTCGCCGCTACGGTGCGAGCCCTGAAGTGCAGGAGTTGGTAGACGCTGCGAACAAGCCTGCTGAAGTGGGGAAATTGAACATATCGAGGGCCTGCGGAACCTGTCTGCTCAAGTCGGCCTGA
- a CDS encoding DUF2280 domain-containing protein: MAVLKSEVKSFIVQALACFDTPSQVVESVKTEYGLVVSRQQVETHDPTKAAGKGLAAKWATLFHDTRKRFREETAEIPIANRAYRLRALGRMAEKAESMKNMALTAQLLEQAAKEVGDVYVNRQTKSENPHDNLAPTRVQVDVVDARKPDAEP, translated from the coding sequence ATGGCAGTCCTGAAAAGTGAGGTGAAGAGCTTCATAGTTCAGGCCCTGGCGTGCTTCGACACACCGTCCCAGGTCGTGGAGTCCGTCAAGACTGAATATGGGCTGGTTGTGAGCCGCCAGCAGGTGGAGACGCACGATCCAACCAAGGCAGCCGGGAAGGGGCTTGCCGCGAAGTGGGCGACCCTGTTCCACGACACACGCAAGCGATTCCGTGAAGAAACCGCCGAGATCCCGATCGCCAACCGAGCGTATCGACTTCGGGCGCTTGGCCGCATGGCTGAGAAAGCCGAGAGCATGAAGAACATGGCGCTGACTGCCCAGTTACTTGAGCAGGCAGCCAAAGAGGTCGGCGATGTCTACGTGAATCGCCAGACCAAGAGCGAAAACCCACATGACAATCTGGCGCCTACTCGGGTGCAGGTCGACGTAGTGGACGCGAGGAAGCCTGATGCCGAGCCTTAA
- a CDS encoding terminase large subunit domain-containing protein, which translates to MPSLNVPQSQFLLLPHKFRAFVAGFGSGKTWVGCSALSKHFMEWPGVNAGYFAPTYPQIRDIFYPTMDEVAYDWGLKTKINQANHEVHIYSGRQYRGTVICRSMEKPQTIVGFKIGHALVDELDVLTAIKAQQAWRKIIARMRYNLPGLKNGVDVTTTPEGFKFVFQQFVKQLRDKPKLNEMYGLVQASTFDNELNLPDDYIESLMESYPPQLILAYLKGQFVNLTSGTIYTAYDRKLNQCFDTVQPGEPLFIGMDFNVGKMAAITHVKRDQGLPRAVDELVDGYDTPDMIRRIKERYWRHNGNSFEKTCEIRIYPDASGGSRKSVNASETDIAILRQAGFSVIAPDANPPVKDRINAMNAMFCNAQGERRYQVNPFTCPTYADGLEQQVWSANGEPDKKSGNDHANDAGGYFIHHDYPIVKPVTHLPVTFSF; encoded by the coding sequence ATGCCGAGCCTTAACGTTCCGCAATCACAGTTCCTCTTGTTGCCTCACAAGTTTCGCGCTTTTGTTGCTGGGTTTGGCTCTGGCAAGACCTGGGTTGGATGTTCGGCACTGAGCAAGCACTTCATGGAGTGGCCCGGGGTCAACGCTGGCTACTTCGCACCGACTTACCCGCAGATCCGGGACATCTTCTATCCGACCATGGATGAGGTGGCCTACGACTGGGGGCTCAAAACCAAGATCAACCAGGCGAACCATGAGGTTCACATCTACAGCGGCCGGCAGTACCGCGGGACTGTGATCTGCCGGTCGATGGAGAAGCCGCAGACCATCGTCGGCTTCAAGATCGGTCACGCCCTGGTAGATGAGTTGGACGTGCTGACCGCTATCAAGGCGCAGCAGGCCTGGCGGAAGATCATCGCCCGGATGCGTTACAACCTGCCGGGGCTGAAGAACGGTGTCGACGTCACCACCACACCGGAAGGCTTCAAGTTCGTCTTCCAGCAGTTCGTGAAACAGCTTCGCGATAAGCCAAAGCTGAACGAGATGTACGGCCTGGTGCAGGCCAGCACGTTCGACAACGAGCTCAACCTGCCGGACGACTACATCGAATCGTTGATGGAGTCGTATCCGCCGCAGTTGATCCTGGCATACCTCAAGGGGCAGTTCGTCAACCTGACGTCCGGCACCATCTACACGGCCTACGACCGCAAGCTAAACCAGTGCTTCGACACGGTGCAGCCAGGCGAGCCCCTATTCATCGGGATGGACTTCAACGTCGGCAAGATGGCCGCCATCACCCACGTCAAGCGCGACCAGGGGCTGCCCCGGGCGGTTGATGAGCTGGTCGATGGCTACGACACGCCGGACATGATTCGCCGCATCAAGGAGCGCTACTGGCGCCACAACGGCAACAGTTTCGAGAAGACCTGCGAGATCCGAATTTACCCGGATGCTTCGGGCGGTTCGCGGAAGTCGGTAAACGCTAGTGAAACCGACATCGCAATCCTCAGGCAGGCGGGCTTTTCGGTGATCGCGCCCGATGCCAACCCGCCAGTGAAGGATCGGATCAACGCCATGAACGCCATGTTCTGCAATGCACAGGGTGAGCGGCGCTACCAGGTGAACCCGTTCACCTGCCCAACCTATGCCGACGGCCTGGAACAGCAGGTGTGGTCAGCCAATGGGGAGCCGGACAAGAAGTCAGGCAACGACCATGCGAACGATGCCGGCGGCTACTTCATCCATCACGACTACCCAATCGTTAAACCGGTTACCCATCTTCCAGTCACATTCAGCTTCTGA
- a CDS encoding DUF4055 domain-containing protein has translation MANYSDIRAEYAEALPGWQLVKRCVAGAREVRKHDIYLPQPDPENKSPENQARYKQYKKRAMFLNVTGRTRTGLMGAVFRKTAELTLPTGVDYLKENASGDGTSLEQLSKEAVGECLDTGRGGFLVDFPTAKTESGVSSMADLATKRALIHFYDALAIIDWDEQVIDGVKKLVYVNLQENVTEFNPAELSRETYKQNRVLLLIDGKYVQRVYKEGDAAHTETEPTDKDGQPFDHIPFSFFGAQNNDASVDKSPLEDLADVNILHYGNSATVEESGFISSQPTLFITTDIDPDSFIKLNPNGMHIGSTRGYNLGKSGTATLVQAQETQLSRALMKDKEEQMLMIGARIVQQGGGAETAEAVRIRYSSDNSVLSTIAGNVSEAIRRAILDAERFMIGEPDENSTVFWLNQAFFDETMTAQDIMAQVQLWQQGFIAKSDVRTNLRQGGVLEADRTDDKIDEELASQPPVGGSDEQ, from the coding sequence ATGGCGAATTACAGCGACATCCGGGCAGAGTACGCAGAAGCCCTGCCTGGCTGGCAGCTGGTGAAACGTTGCGTGGCTGGTGCCCGAGAGGTCCGCAAGCACGATATCTACCTACCGCAGCCAGACCCCGAGAACAAATCGCCGGAGAACCAGGCGCGGTACAAGCAGTACAAGAAGCGGGCGATGTTCCTCAACGTCACCGGGCGAACTCGCACCGGTTTGATGGGCGCTGTGTTCCGCAAGACTGCTGAGCTGACCCTGCCGACCGGTGTCGACTACCTCAAGGAGAACGCCAGCGGCGACGGCACCAGTCTTGAGCAACTGTCGAAAGAGGCGGTGGGTGAGTGCCTGGACACTGGGCGCGGCGGGTTCCTCGTGGACTTTCCGACGGCCAAAACCGAAAGCGGTGTGTCCTCGATGGCTGATCTGGCCACCAAGCGCGCATTGATTCACTTCTACGACGCCCTCGCGATCATCGATTGGGATGAGCAGGTGATCGATGGCGTGAAGAAGCTCGTCTACGTGAACCTGCAGGAGAACGTTACCGAGTTCAACCCGGCCGAACTGTCGCGCGAGACCTACAAACAGAATCGGGTGCTGCTGCTGATTGATGGGAAGTATGTGCAGCGGGTGTACAAGGAGGGTGATGCCGCCCATACCGAAACTGAGCCAACCGACAAGGATGGCCAGCCATTCGACCACATCCCGTTCAGCTTCTTCGGTGCCCAGAACAACGACGCCAGCGTGGACAAGTCGCCCCTTGAAGACCTGGCCGACGTCAACATCCTGCACTACGGCAACAGCGCCACGGTGGAGGAGAGCGGCTTCATCAGCAGCCAGCCGACGCTTTTCATCACCACTGACATTGATCCGGACAGCTTCATCAAGCTGAACCCGAACGGCATGCACATCGGTTCTACCCGTGGCTACAACCTGGGCAAGTCCGGTACCGCAACTCTGGTCCAGGCCCAAGAGACCCAGCTCTCCCGCGCTCTGATGAAGGACAAGGAAGAGCAGATGCTGATGATCGGCGCTCGCATCGTCCAGCAGGGAGGCGGTGCCGAGACAGCTGAAGCAGTGCGCATCCGGTACAGCTCCGACAACAGTGTTCTGAGCACCATCGCCGGCAATGTCTCCGAGGCAATCAGGCGGGCCATCCTGGACGCTGAGCGCTTCATGATTGGCGAGCCGGACGAGAACAGCACCGTGTTCTGGCTCAACCAAGCGTTCTTCGACGAGACCATGACCGCGCAGGACATCATGGCCCAGGTGCAGCTCTGGCAGCAGGGCTTCATTGCGAAGTCCGATGTGCGGACCAACCTGCGCCAA